One genomic region from Sphingobacterium multivorum encodes:
- the rpmA gene encoding 50S ribosomal protein L27, protein MAHKKGAGSSKNGRESHSKRLGIKIFGGQQAIAGNIIVRQRGTQHNPDTNVGIGKDHTLFALVDGKVVFRKKANNKSYVSVVPTEQA, encoded by the coding sequence ATGGCACACAAAAAAGGTGCGGGTAGTTCTAAGAACGGCCGTGAGTCACATAGCAAGCGTTTAGGTATCAAAATCTTCGGTGGTCAACAAGCAATCGCTGGTAACATCATCGTACGCCAACGCGGTACACAACACAATCCTGACACAAACGTTGGTATTGGTAAAGACCACACATTGTTCGCTTTAGTAGACGGTAAAGTAGTTTTCCGTAAAAAAGCTAACAATAAATCTTATGTATCTGTAGTTCCTACAGAACAAGCGTAA
- the rplU gene encoding 50S ribosomal protein L21 yields MYAIVNIAGQQFKVAKDQFLFVHRLQGDEGASIEFDNVLLAEDGGKFTIGTPSVAGAKVSAKILSHLKGDKVIVFKKKRRKGYKKKNGHRQQFSKIQITGITL; encoded by the coding sequence ATGTACGCAATAGTAAATATAGCAGGACAGCAATTTAAGGTTGCAAAAGACCAGTTCCTTTTTGTACACCGTTTACAAGGAGATGAAGGCGCTAGTATTGAATTTGACAATGTATTGTTAGCAGAAGACGGTGGTAAATTTACCATTGGTACACCTAGCGTTGCTGGTGCAAAAGTTTCGGCTAAAATTTTGTCTCATTTAAAAGGCGATAAAGTTATCGTTTTCAAGAAAAAACGTCGTAAAGGCTACAAAAAGAAAAACGGTCACCGTCAACAATTTTCTAAAATCCAGATCACTGGTATTACGTTATAA